In the Arachis ipaensis cultivar K30076 chromosome B04, Araip1.1, whole genome shotgun sequence genome, TTGAGTTCGGGGAAGAAAACACAAGTTAGAACCTGGACAGAATTTTTACACTGTTGCAAGACATCGACGTCAAGACATGGGAAAGCCggtattaaatcatttataaactTGTGTTTCTTTATATTTTAGCATTGGTTTGTTTCTCAAGGTCTTGGTTAATGTTGACAGAAATTACTAGAGACACGGTGTTCACCGTGCTACATCGTAGATTTGTTCCACGATCTGGAAACTAACCAAGCGAAAGCAAAGCTAgatgagatagaagaaattggtttCGGTTTCCTTAAGCTAGTACCAAAGTGGAATGTTAAACAAGGGATAATGGTGATGCTGGCCAAGGCTTACGACACTGAAACAAGCACCTTGAAAGTAGCTGATGGAGTTATCCGTATTGGGGCTGAGCTGTTTGAACGTCTGTTTGGAATTCTGCCCGGTGGTGAGAATaccttatcttttaaaaaagaattttattgGTTAAAATGGTTTCGATTTCCGTGGTTTTACCTTTATTATTCCTATTTAGTTGGTCGTTTTACCGTGTTTAATACACATGTATGCTACAGTTGATGACTTCCCCCCGTTCGACGCTAGTAATGCCGACCATGTGTCGATACGAAGAAGATTTCACCGGTTAAATACTATACAGCTGAGACAGTTTGTTAACCAGTGCGCTATGGATACTGAAGATGATAGGATGGAGTTTATGAGGCATTTCATCCTGCTCGTGCTGAAGATGTTTTTGTGTCCGACTGTGCAGCACGTCATCTCGTCGTGGCACATCAATACAATACTTGATGTATCTGATCCCGGGAGATTCCGTTGGCCGTTGCGTATTTTCAAATCATTAGAACAAGCAATTAGGAAGtaccaatgtaaaaaaaaaacaagtctTGTGAGGGCTGCATGTTTGCCTTGCTGGTAACATTTTTAATTTGGCATGCATCTTAATCTGTCTATCCCTTGTATCCCAATAAATAAGATTTGTATGCAATATCCACAGGTGTTGTACTTCCATAAGCTAAAGCATGGTGATCTCAATAATTGTCAAGAACCTTAGCCGTGACTTTCTGCATGGACTGCCAAAGAGCTTAGCGCCATGGCAGCAACTATTCAACCCGAGGTATGTACTCTTTGAAGCTCTCTTTCTCTTGTAATTAACTGCAAGTACACTTTTGAAGACCCGGCATCTATAGTTATGCGTTGAATTATTAATGACTCTGATGTGTCGGTTATGACTATGTTTTTTCATGTAACCTTATTTGGATGTGTTTGTGCTGGATGTGGCTTTAGTTTTATGTGTCTTTTGACTAGTTGATGGCCCTACACAGGCTTTTGGCGTACCCGAAGGAAACGACGGTGTGGTCCTCGAAGGTGCCACAGAGGAGcactgatgattggacttttgtatggtttagaatttcacaaatgaagtctcgttgcaatatagtttctaaaccaacaataatcctttcatacaaaaatttgtttgtcacaagtaacaaacccctaaatttataaaccgaagtattgaacctcaggtcgttctccctaggaattgcaacaaagtgtcttgttattggttatgaggtatgttttggggtttttgagataataggcatgaaatgtaaatggcaatgaaaataaactaacaactaacaaagctcttggcaagatatgagaactagaagtcctatcctagttatcctcctcaattgtgatcacaaattgttcattgctaccacttagttaacctctaacaatggaggaaagtcaagtgtatgaattaacttgattccacaagtcctagccaactcccaagggaaagactagctttagtggtatccaaatcaattagcaaattctaattatcaatcaacaaaggaattagataactcaagcgtcactaattactctacctaaaccaagaggaacaaaatctacactaaagctaaaagaagcattttatcaaacacataagAGACATAAAAGGAATCATATGAAATctacaacaagaatgaaatctaacaataattattgcaagaaattaacaacaacaatcaaaagaaacacaattattatgaattacctcaacttgaattgaaagaaaagagaaggagcaagagtagatctacaacaaagtatagaagcaacataaaggaaattacaacaaaagaatagaagaagatgattgcaacaacaagaaattgataagaagaagaagaagaaagcacgaattgaaacctagatctaagaactaagcctaatcctaattctaatcctagagagacgttagagcttctctctctaaaattaacctaaactaaaactaatgtATTAAAGTATGTTAagtccccttcaatccttggcttaaatagcatcagaaatgagttggattgggcccacaaggcttctaaaatcgctggctaCCTGTTTGACTAAGTGAATTGTGTGCGCCCATGGACGCGTatgcgtaccgtgcgcgtgcgcgtccctatGCGAAATGCAACCatgacaaatcttatatcatttcgaagctccggatgttagcttttcaacgcaactagaaccgcatcatttggacctctttagctcaagttatgatcgtttaagtgcgaagaggtcggcttgacagcttttgcgattcctttatttcttcatgagttctccatttatacatgcttttccttcattcccttgatctaatttttgcctcctaaatctgaaatcacttaacaaacatatcaaggcatctaatagaatcaaggtgaattaaatttagctattttaagtcctcaaagaatgttttcactcttaagcacaattaaaggagaagttataaaaccatgctagtttattgaataaatgtgagaaaaagatgataaaacctctaaattcaacacaagataaaccctccaaatggGATTTATCAAGCACACAATGGGCGCAGGTCTTAACAAAGAAGACACTAACCACACAATGAGTCCTGATGGGTGCAAAATAGTGAGTAAAAATGGCTAAGTAATGAATCATTTATTTAGAtttgtaaaattaaaataaagtgaaCGTTCtacccctttttttttctcttaccaTTGGCTGCTAAGACCCTCCTTAATATTCGTTAAAGAGAAGTTGTATACATTTAATTTGTGTTAATAGTGTGAATTCTAGGCACTATGTCCTTGTTGGAACTAAATAGCTTGGTGTTGTAAATTTAGGGATCTGATCACAGAGAGGGTGATGGCAATGACGATGACGAAGAGCCCATTACAAAGAGACTACGTCGTAGACATGATTTGAAGAGGATACCGAAATCTTGTTCGATAGTAAGAGAGACCAGCAGAACGAGCAAGAcaaagagaacaaagaaccaaaaagtaAGTAAGATGTGGCGGTATAAGAATGTGTCTGATGCATTTTTCAAACTAAGTACACGAGCACGGGTTTACCATATGTTTTAACGAATGACTATTGTTGCCTTGTCTCGAAAACAGAAATATGTTATGCTGTCTTTAGTTTAACTTGCGTTGATTGAGTGACCCGAAATCACTATGTGTTTTTTTTCGTGTCCAATGTTTTTGATGATGCGCTTTCAGGGATCCGACATGAAGGCAGGAGTTATTAGCGGCTCAGTGATAAGAAATGATAAAGCAATTGCTTTTGACGATGATGACGAGGATAACCAACCCATTGGCAAGAGAATCCACATCAAAACCCAGAAAAGCAAACCACAACAGCAAAAAGGGACAGCAGGGGAGAACATCGCAACAAGGCTCCCGAAAACATCAAAGAAACCAACTGAGAAGTATGATGCTGAACCAAAAACTCCATCAGCTACAATGATTGACTATTCAGGAATTCAGGAATATTCAAGTGAATTTTTTGACATGTAAGTGAATAATATATAACTTTGTTTCCATTGCTAGTGTGTATTGTTTTTTACTTCTTCTTTTAGGAATTCATATAGGTTGACCGCCCCACATGGTTAATCTTGAAACAGGCACCCTGACATCTTATCGCAGCGAGATCCAGAGTGCGAAAGGCTATGGGTAGAAATCGAGCGACGTTACCCATTGAGAGACATTAGCATCGACTAGATACAAACAATTATTCCAAAAGGGTCTTCAGTCCGCACACCGAGTCCACCATGCCCATCATTCTCACTTGAGATGACGCAGATCTTCAAAACACCCACACCATCCCCTCCCCCTCGACCCATTCATCCATTACTAAAGGGACAAAAAATCACTGAGCGGGACGAACAAAGAATCAGAGGATGGGCTGTGAACATATCCCTTGATAGTAAGCAAAAAATCACATCGTATGAGGGTAGACCACACTTAGTGCTGAGAATGGAGGACTTGTACACCCTGAGGCCACGTGCTTGGCTCAATAACAATGTATGTAATGCAAAAACTTGGTAATCAAATTTGTTTAAGCATTCTGTTTTGTTGATAATTAATCTTTACATTCTGGTTAATTAGGTCGTGCACTGGATGTGTTGCGCATTCAATGACTCAGGGTTAAGAAGATTCACGCATGACTTCTACTGCGTGTGTTCAGGGATACTGGTAAGGAGACTTTTATATGAATAATTTATGTATATTAAACCTATTGAACAACTTCGTATTCGTCTTTGCACAGGAAACGGTATTGGTCGAAAGGAATGTATTGCAGTTTCAAAACGGCCCAACTCCGGTGAATGTGGGTTTGGAAAAAAACTTTGGTGCTGATACTAGGTATTTTGATAAGGTAACAGCTTTAAAGAGAAAATGGGTAAGTCTGTTTGTCAAATGAGAAGTTGCTATTTTTATTTGCATCCGAACAACGGATATGTATTTTTCATTATAAATCCACGTGAAATGCCTAATTACAGCTGCATAATGTTGCAGTGGTTTTTCCCTATATGTATCACCCGTCACTGGTGGGTGTATGCGTTCGATGTATCCGCGAAAAAACTGTTTGTACTAGATAGCATACCCAATAGACCACAGGATACATTCCGGAACAGGCTAGATGCATATGCGGTACCACAACATCTCGTCACCCTAAGGCTTTATTTAATCCTTATTATTGCATTCTATTTAAGTGTTTTCTATGTGATTTAGGCAAGGCTCATTGAAGACATAGCACAGGTGGCCATCCCCACTTATAAGCACACTTAGCAAGGGCTACCTTGCACATATGCCCCTATTCCAGTACAACCAAATAGGTGAGTCCCCCTCAAAATCTTCAAAGGTTGTATTTATTAAGTTTCATTTAGATATTTTTTGGTTCTCCTAATACAATTTGCTGTTTCCATTCACATAGTTTTGATTGTGAGGTGTATGCAATAAAGTTTATGGAGTACTGGACTGAAGGCGGGAATGTAAATGACTGGGATTATGTGAGATTCCAAATTCTATATGTAGTTAACTGATTTTTTAAGCACATGTCATTGTCTGTACCTACATGCAGTTACCTAACTTTGATTTTCACATGCAGGACACTATCAAGTTATATAGGTTGGAGATAATACTTGACATCATCCtatgtcacaaaaatttagacatTGGAGATGCTCTGAATGCCGTTAGCAGCCATGATCGACCTCCTGTACGCCGCAACCAACCAAGGAACAAACGTAAGGAGGTTAGGACTCCGTTTACAGCACCTGGGACAAAGAGCATGCTTCGACGAGCTGTAAGGGTGCAAAAGAAATAGACGCGCAAAAGAAGAtagatatcaaaagaaaaagcCTGTATATTACATTCTAGTTTACTTAGGGAAGAGTTATCCTCACATTGTGAGATATTTTTTGTTGGGTCTAAATATTTTCCTTGGTTTACACAGAGGTATCTTGTTTTGGATTCTTGTTCCTTCACACGTTTGTCTGGGATAAGTTTATGCACAAGCTGACCAACTGATACACTTTGagatatttttgttttcaattaatAAGCATGTCACAGTTTGATTGTCGTCTATTTTGGATGTCTCTATTTATTTTAGCAGTGTATTGTTATTCAGGTGTTGTTCGTAGGCGCTGGAAAATAGATGTGTCTTCTGACAGGTGTGGATAGATGTGTCTTCTGAATGGATGTGTCTTGTTGACCATAGATGTGTCTTCCGTATTTTTATCGAATGTATCTATGGCACATGGATGTGCCATATGCCAGATGTGTCTTATAATAATGTGTCTTTTTCGTGCTTGCATTTAATCGCACATGTGTCTTATATGTTTCTGGCTTAATTCATCTTGTCATCTTCGGAGTTGTCTCAGCATGGATATGTCTTGCACTGTAAGTGGCTAATATAGTTATGTGATGTTAACAGGTTTTCTTTCTCACGGATGTGTCTCTTGTTTGGATGTGGCTGGTTAACGACAGATGTGTCTTCCATATTTTGTCCGAATGTGTCTATTTATATATGGATGTGTCTAATACCATATGTGTGTTTTAAGATTGACTTTTTTTAGTTTGGTCTTGGCGTGTAATGGCAGATGTGTCTTCCCATTTACAGCATAATTACAGCGTCAGTTCTCAGCAGTTGTCTTAGTACGGATGTGTCTTATACATGCCGATATTCTTTAAAGTAACGAAAGCTTGAAGGTTTCAAATAAGTCTTAATTGATTCGTTATGAGGCATAACTCACACAGTTTTGGGGTAGTAACCATAATATTAAGATACACATCCTAATGATAAAAAACTCATTAAGTAATTATATCCTCAACTTAAAAATGTCATTTAAATTAATAACCTAAAAACTTTGTAAAAAGATAAGTGGAAAAAAATTATTACTAAAGACAGCAAGTGTCCATACAAATCCATAATCAAAAGTAATCTAACTATGTAAAAATGAGTGTAACAAAGACAAGAACCCGCCATTTCCATGTGATTCATTCGTGCTCAGAGCAGGAACCGCCACTATGTTTGGATTGATTGCTCCATTATTTTCCTGAAAGGTGAAAACATGCATGAACAAAAAGTGAATAACACTTTCAACTTTAACCATTAAGGCATGCAAACATGTGGTTAGACACTATGTACTGGTAGACACATACCTGAGGTGGATTATTCTTCTTTCTTCGCATATATCTCTTAATGGATGTGTCCAGTTCAGATCCAAGCTTCTTCAGTCTCGGTCGACCCTTTGTTGCGACCTTAGAGGGACTTTGAATGTCAGATGCAACACAAGCTGTGTCAGACTGTGTCACCATGTTGTTATCTGTATTGGGAACACTTCTGGACCCCAAGTTCACACGATAATCAACCAACTTGGCCCTTAACTCATCAAGACCCGAATTTAACATGGCCGCCTCTTCTTCGCATGTTATGAATTCCTGTGCCACATTAAAGAAGTGCGTACACAGTCTTCTAAATAAGTTGTGGCTTTCATCCGATCGCTTCTCGTCATGGCTACTCTTAATGAAAGTGTGTTTCCGCTGTACATTCTTGCTCCATCGAGGGAGAACATAGCAAGATGGTACTCTATCTACTCcataataaaagtaaacatcaagACAGTGACAACAAAGAAT is a window encoding:
- the LOC110270725 gene encoding uncharacterized protein LOC110270725, which encodes MGKPKLLETRCSPCYIVDLFHDLETNQAKAKLDEIEEIGFGFLKLVPKWNVKQGIMVMLAKAYDTETSTLKVADGVIRIGAELFERLFGILPGVDDFPPFDASNADHVSIRRRFHRLNTIQLRQFVNQCAMDTEDDRMEFMRHFILLVLKMFLCPTVQHVISSWHINTILDVSDPGRFRWPLRIFKSLEQAIRKYQCKKKTSLVRAACLPCWCCTSIS
- the LOC110271544 gene encoding uncharacterized protein LOC110271544 — encoded protein: MAATIQPELMALHRLLAYPKETTVWSSKVPQRSTDDWTFGSDHREGDGNDDDEEPITKRLRRRHDLKRIPKSCSIVRETSRTSKTKRTKNQKGSDMKAGVISGSVIRNDKAIAFDDDDEDNQPIGKRIHIKTQKSKPQQQKGTAGENIATRLPKTSKKPTEKYDAEPKTPSATMIDYSGIQEYSSEFFDMHPDILSQRDPECERLWVEIERRYPLRDISID